The segment CTAGCACCTAACTTGTTAAAGTGTTACCCACAACCAGTTATATTCTACGGCCCCTACAGAATGGTGCTGCACCATCGATCAATTTGCAACCAGTGAGCTTTATCAGGGATCTATGTTCTCTCGAATCTGATCTTAACTGCTAACCTCTCATGAGCATGAAAATCGCTCCACTTTTAGTACACCTACTTTAATGCTCAATGAAGAAGTGCTACTGAGAAAACACGGAAGATTTCTTTAAGAAAGGAACCATGCTTTCCTTCCCAGCACAGCCAGTGGGCTGAAGGCCTGTTTCCACTCGTCTCCATTCTCTCAGCGTGAATCCACTACTCACTGGCAACACAGTCTGATTTAGCAGGCACTCGTCATTAAAACCAGAACATCTATGGCATATAAACGAGGTGAGATGGCAAAAAACACAGATCCAGAGAGCCTTTCTGATGGAGAATGGAAAGACAAGTCTGAGACAGTGAGCTCACGTGTGCCAGTGCACACACATGAGAACGAGTCAAACATctcaacaaggatttactgtaacAGAATCTGCACAGGTACACTATGCTCAAGTCTTACTAGAAAGGACTCACttgcattttttccctttcttaacGCAGCACGACCAACGGCCAGCTAAACATCAGACCCATTGTTGAATAGAAGGGAGCAGCATCAGACACAAAATTCCAGGCCCTGGTTTTACGTGCCTTTAatactatttttcctttcctctgtgtTCACTAAacaggatttaaaatttttgtaaagctacttttcatagctttttgttttccctttgtatttatcatgtttttaatttcttctctgagGAGGAATTCTCCGAATCTGGGTCTTCCAATTCGATTCGGTGCCTCTTGAGGCCACTATGGCCATGAACAGCCCTGCTGCTGTCTGTGTCTGGGGGGTCAGTGGGGTCCTCTCTCGTTCCAGCACTGGGGGACTCACAGGCCATTTCAGACCCACAACAGTCTTTGTGTAGGAGTATCCCTGTCAGGGACAAGTTATCGTGGTCAGTGTCCACACGTCCTGGGGAAGAGCAGGCCAGTGCCTCCAGCTCCCCGAAGTTCTGCCCATTGCTGTGGGgatgcggggggcgggggtgcaaGCGTCCATTGTTGTGGTTGGCACAGATGGTTTCGAGGCTTCTCTCCTCACTGTCATCAGACTGGGTCCTGAGACAGTTGCCAGACCCGCTGCTCAGAGTGGAGCCAGACGCCTTGGGGACAGGAGGGGAGGGTGGCTCCTCAGCCCGGCTGCTCAGGGCCTTGCTTAGGGCCTTTCCATTGAGCTTCTTGGTTTCAAAAGTGTGTTCTACAGTGCCACCATTGTTGGAGTCCTGAGAAGCATCCTCGGGTGCCTCTGCCCAAGGGTGGCCACTGGGCTCGGGGCCCGGGCCATTGTTGGGGCTTACGGCAGAAGTCCCTTCTTTAAAAGTGTCCTTGCTGCGGCCTTCCGGCGGCATGTCCTGGGTCCTCTGGGCTACCGCCGAGTTTAGACAGGCTTCCTTGCTGGAAGAAGGGGCTGGGTTGTCCTTGTGGCTGGTTCCCGCCCTCCCTTCATCGGCCTCCCCAGACACGAGCGAGCTCTCTCCATCTTTGTTGTTTGAGTAGGAGATGTAGGAGTAGCGGAGCCACTTGTAAGCTTTATAAATCTTCCGCTCAACTGACTCTATGTCGGAAGTTGGCGATGCTCGGCTTGGCTGAATCTCCAGAGTGGACGCGCTCCGAtcaggggaggaggtgggggaggaagagaggtCATCTACTTTGATCTGGGGGTAATCATAGTTGTCTTCGCCAATGTAGGTGTCGGTGGGCTTGGGAGGGGCGCCAGGCCTCTCTTCTCGAGGCGTCTTCTGACGGCGCCGCATGGCATTCCGCTGCCGGGTGGATGCGCGCCGTTCGTtcagctcctcctcttcctcagagCTGCTGGAGCTGCTGGAGCTGCTGGACTCGTCTTCGGGGCTGGGAGACCGTGGCCGGGGAAAGAGGTCTGTGTCCAGTTCCACCTCACAGGCATTCTCTTCAGAGTCAGACTCGTTGGAAAGGGCCAGGAGGCGTTTGTCCTGGTAGCGCCGCAGGGCAGACAGGCGCTGCTGGCGAGACGTGGCATCCTCACATGAGGGCAGCGGCGGGGTGGACGCCACCACGTTTGTGGCAGTGACCCGCAGGGGGCCCAGGTGGAAGGCGCTGTCGGCAGACTCATCCACTGTGGGCGGAGGGGAGCGGGGCAGCGAGGCCGAGGACTCGGAGTCGGTGTAGCCAGAGCGCTCGCTGACCCCCGCGTGCAGCTGGAGGATGGTGCTCTCGCTGAGGTCACTGTCCGAGTCAGAGCTCCAGCCCTCGATCTCGCGACGCACCAGGGAGTCAAAGAAGGCCATCATCCGGGGGTCTTCCTGCACAGACTGGTTGGCGTAGTCGTGAGACAGGCCACTCCCACTGTTCAGCACAAGGCTGATGTACTCTTCGTGGGTATAGAGACAGCGAGAATCATCCTCAATCCGACCGTCCAGATCTCCGGTACATCCTGGCTGCTTGTACGGGCTCCAGATCTGcacagaaagtgaaaacaaaaccaaggaaGCCTGATTGGAATGTATTCTAAAGCTGTTGGCCATAAAGAGCTTCCCCAGACTCTCCCTGTCATTTAGCCAGGACTTGCTAACCAACTTTAAGCCCAGGATAAACACATACCATGACTcccactgcccccctcccctttAGCTTCCTCTACCAGTAGCCTGGAAATCACAATAACCCCCTACATAATatcagaggacagaggatgacTTGAAGATTGCCCAGTGTGTTCAAAACTCTCAGAAGACTGGAGAGGTACCACTTTTCCAAAGTGAAAACAGACCAGCAGTCAGTCCTCTGCAACAGTTAATATTTCAGCCTATAACTACTTCTCCCCAAATgcaacatttctatttttaactaaTGGGAATTGCTTAGTGGAGCTTGGGAAGAACAGCCAGCTGCCTACACTGCAGTTCCCTCTTGGACATGCAGGCATCAGTTACCCAGGAAACTGGGTTCCCTTACCCAGGGAGCTGCTGGCTTGCTCCCCAACTATTCTGTTAGCTATTGGAGTAGGCAGGACTCACCCTCCAAGCCCACAGACCCATCTCTTAATACATTCCACAGTCAGACCTTCGCGCTCATAGCCAAAAAGTGGCAGAACTAGGATTCAGACTAAAGTCTGTCTGAATGCAAAAGCCCAGCTTTATGAGCTGAATTAAGTTATGCAAAAGTGGAGTTCAAGGTAATTAAGCTGTCACTGCAGATGAGAACGATTAGCTTCACCTGACTCTGCCAGACTGGTCCTGAGCAGCACAGAGAAGCTCGGTTATATCAACTGGTAGTTATGGCAACTCAGATGAAATTCCAGGTGATTTTCTTGCCTTAACAGGCTCCTGTCTATCTTTAGATGGCACCCAACCCAGAAAGTAGTGGCTTCTCATTCCCTATCCTCTATCAAGCCAATGGCTTTGCTTCCCCAAAGTTATCCAAGGACAAATTCGCCTTCCTGTGAGCATGCTCCTGAGGCCTGCTCCCTCTATGCTTTACTTTGAtctcccaggaggcagcatctctcAGGAGGATCCCCAGTTCAAGAGGGGCTGAAGAAACCTTCTAGACTAGGTCTCTTCACCAATTCCCAATTCAGATTCATTCCTCCTTCAACTTTGTCCCCTGCCCACAACTCCTCAGGTGTCCTCCCACTCCCAGCTTCACAATCTCACCCAGGGGAGGGTTaaggcagtgattctcaaactttggtGTGAATGTGAATTACCTGAAGAATAATTAAAACACTGACTCCTGAGCCCcaccctcagagattctgatttagtaaGTCATGGGGAGGTTACCAGGGCTCTGCACTTTTAATAACCACTCAAGGAGTGTGAAAGTGGAGGCACCAACTTTTAAGAAACACtggaatatattaatagttaGCATAAAATAAGTTGCATAAAATAAAGGCTTTGTCTGAAGCAATTCTCAAATTCTTTGTGAGACTCAATGTTTGGGAAACATTTAGATCTGGTCTTTAGCAACAGGCTCAAGCTATAAATGACTATCTTTGCAAACAGATGTCTCTGGGAATAAAAGTTTGGTGGCttaggaaaaaaactgaaaggtTCAACAAGCAAAAGCCCTTAGGATGTTTCAGAGTCGTAGTCTATATGCTGGGCTAAATCTCACTCCCCcagttaaaaatggaaaatgttactAACCATGTTATATAATATGAAGATAAATCCTTATGTACTTCCCAGAAACTCAGAATTTAACAGAAGAACAAAACGTTCATGGTGAGATGCTTGCTGGCCCAACTATCCAACGAGCCTGGGTTTAGTCTACTGCCCAGCCCCCTGCATCTTCACTTCAGGAATGAAAATCACAACACTGAAAGCTGGCATTTATATGCACTCTGGAATGTATTAAGCTGAGGTAGACTTCATTCCTGAAGCCTGGAGTAATGGAACAAAATGCTGGATCAGAAGGCAAGAGGCTTGAGTGTGGGTTCCCACACAGCTCTCGTTTGCTCAGCTCCCCATCCAAACAGTGAAATTAGACGGGTCTCATGCAACCCGAAGATTCAGAGCAAAACAAAAGATCCATCCCAGATGGCCAGTCTCCAGTCCTCAAGGGACCTATAGCACAGAGCTGTGGGAGAGGCAGAACAGGTAGGGACCTGAGCCTCCTCACTCACATGGCCCAGAGCAAATGACTTCGCCCTTGAAGGCTCTTTCCTCAGTTGTAGACATGAGAAGGATGAAATGATGCAACATATACCAAAGTACCAATAACTGTAGTGCTTCCTCCTTCATTTGGCAAACGAGTACCTTAACTAGAGGTTTGAGACTCATCCTCAAACAGACTTTTGAACACCAGAGGCACTGACCATCCCAATTATGTTAGTCCTCATCCTTAAAACATCAATTTCAAACATTTgtgaaattatctttttaatactGAAAGTCAACAACTCAGAAGTGAAGCAATGAAAGCACAGCTTCCTGTTGCATGTGAACTGTGGCTAGACATCCCTCCTCATGGGACAAGGTTCATGAGAAAAGGAGGAGGGATGTGCAGCTTTCTCTTGAAGCCCAGTGACAGTGACAAGTTTAGCTCAAGAGGCTGTTGAGCAAACAGATGCAGTTCAATTCTTATTCAAAAATCATCGAGATGGAACACAATTTCAGTAACAAGTGTTCTGACCCACACAGGTGACCGTGACATGCTTGATGTAGCATCTCTaaaccctcttctctctctgcacTATTATACTAAATTCAGACATCTGGCCACCTACCAAGAAAAACGACACAGACAGAGACTTAAGTTGTTATTCCAGGAGCGCTTCACACTCTCTAATCTGGATTCCAAGACTCCCTGGGCCCACCTGTGGCCTACACCTTCCCAGTCTTACATCCAAGCCCTCCCCTTTCTGTGCTCTTCACTTTGGCCAAATGATCATTTCTTAAACAGGCCCTACACTTTGCTGCTTGTGAGCATTTACTCATGAGCATACTACCTGGAGTGCAGtaggtgatcaataaatatttattgattcagtaaaataaatatccaatctctctctttaaaatgGCCTTCCCatcttattccttttcttttgcagacttttttcttcaaaatctggTTCAAGTATTACTTGAGATAGTTCAAGTGTACTGAGATTACCccagatggggggaaaaaaatctcggCCTCCCCACACAGCAATGTTTCTATCTCTCATGTACTTTGCActtttcattacttttatttGTCTTCTCTCCTACTGGGTCATCAATTCCTATGGGGACCTGCATTCCTCACAGGGCCTAGCGCAAATCACACACAGTAGGTATGGTTCACAAATACTGGGTGAATAGACAAATATTGGtctttgaggaaaaagaaaacgcCAGCAATtgttcatctttctctctcttatgtTTAACTACAAAATAACCCTGTTTTTTTGCTAAGTGTGGGCATTCAAGAGGATATAAGATCTGTTGTGGGTGAGAAGAGGCTGGCCCTGACTCCTTTCCTCCAGGCTAGTAAGGCATCAGTAAAGGACAAGTCAGGGAGAAGAAGGTGGAGCAGAGACAGGTGGAGAGAGAGGCTGGCTGGATTAAAGTATGGTGGAATGATGCTCTTTGAGCCATTGACTCTCTCAgaaaaaacacaagaaagaaagagattgtttttttaagttttttttttttttttaagtggactatttttaaag is part of the Bos indicus x Bos taurus breed Angus x Brahman F1 hybrid chromosome 10, Bos_hybrid_MaternalHap_v2.0, whole genome shotgun sequence genome and harbors:
- the DCAF5 gene encoding DDB1- and CUL4-associated factor 5 isoform X1, producing MKRRAGLGGSMRSVVGFLSQRGLHGDPLLTQDFQRRRLRGCRNLYKKDLLGHFGCVNAIEFSNNGGQWLVSGGDDRRVLLWHMEQAIHSRVKPIQLKGEHHSNIFCLAFNSGNTKVFSGGNDEQVILHDVESSETLDVFAHEDAVYGLSVSPVNDNIFASSSDDGRVLIWDIRESPHGEPFCLANYPSAFHSVMFNPVEPRLLATANSKEGVGLWDIRKPQSSLLRYGGNLSLQSAMSVRFNSNGTQLLALRRRLPPVLYDIHSRLPVFQFDNQGYFNSCTMKSCCFAGDRDQYILSGSDDFNLYMWRIPADPEAGGIGRVVNGAFMVLKGHRSIVNQVRFNPHTYMICSSGVEKIIKIWSPYKQPGCTGDLDGRIEDDSRCLYTHEEYISLVLNSGSGLSHDYANQSVQEDPRMMAFFDSLVRREIEGWSSDSDSDLSESTILQLHAGVSERSGYTDSESSASLPRSPPPTVDESADSAFHLGPLRVTATNVVASTPPLPSCEDATSRQQRLSALRRYQDKRLLALSNESDSEENACEVELDTDLFPRPRSPSPEDESSSSSSSSSSEEEEELNERRASTRQRNAMRRRQKTPREERPGAPPKPTDTYIGEDNYDYPQIKVDDLSSSPTSSPDRSASTLEIQPSRASPTSDIESVERKIYKAYKWLRYSYISYSNNKDGESSLVSGEADEGRAGTSHKDNPAPSSSKEACLNSAVAQRTQDMPPEGRSKDTFKEGTSAVSPNNGPGPEPSGHPWAEAPEDASQDSNNGGTVEHTFETKKLNGKALSKALSSRAEEPPSPPVPKASGSTLSSGSGNCLRTQSDDSEERSLETICANHNNGRLHPRPPHPHSNGQNFGELEALACSSPGRVDTDHDNLSLTGILLHKDCCGSEMACESPSAGTREDPTDPPDTDSSRAVHGHSGLKRHRIELEDPDSENSSSEKKLKT
- the DCAF5 gene encoding DDB1- and CUL4-associated factor 5 isoform X2, giving the protein MEQAIHSRVKPIQLKGEHHSNIFCLAFNSGNTKVFSGGNDEQVILHDVESSETLDVFAHEDAVYGLSVSPVNDNIFASSSDDGRVLIWDIRESPHGEPFCLANYPSAFHSVMFNPVEPRLLATANSKEGVGLWDIRKPQSSLLRYGGNLSLQSAMSVRFNSNGTQLLALRRRLPPVLYDIHSRLPVFQFDNQGYFNSCTMKSCCFAGDRDQYILSGSDDFNLYMWRIPADPEAGGIGRVVNGAFMVLKGHRSIVNQVRFNPHTYMICSSGVEKIIKIWSPYKQPGCTGDLDGRIEDDSRCLYTHEEYISLVLNSGSGLSHDYANQSVQEDPRMMAFFDSLVRREIEGWSSDSDSDLSESTILQLHAGVSERSGYTDSESSASLPRSPPPTVDESADSAFHLGPLRVTATNVVASTPPLPSCEDATSRQQRLSALRRYQDKRLLALSNESDSEENACEVELDTDLFPRPRSPSPEDESSSSSSSSSSEEEEELNERRASTRQRNAMRRRQKTPREERPGAPPKPTDTYIGEDNYDYPQIKVDDLSSSPTSSPDRSASTLEIQPSRASPTSDIESVERKIYKAYKWLRYSYISYSNNKDGESSLVSGEADEGRAGTSHKDNPAPSSSKEACLNSAVAQRTQDMPPEGRSKDTFKEGTSAVSPNNGPGPEPSGHPWAEAPEDASQDSNNGGTVEHTFETKKLNGKALSKALSSRAEEPPSPPVPKASGSTLSSGSGNCLRTQSDDSEERSLETICANHNNGRLHPRPPHPHSNGQNFGELEALACSSPGRVDTDHDNLSLTGILLHKDCCGSEMACESPSAGTREDPTDPPDTDSSRAVHGHSGLKRHRIELEDPDSENSSSEKKLKT